From Juglans regia cultivar Chandler chromosome 6, Walnut 2.0, whole genome shotgun sequence, the proteins below share one genomic window:
- the LOC108995573 gene encoding uncharacterized protein LOC108995573 isoform X2, whose translation MLEAVENSVNGGFSHLQSCGDSSEEELSVLPRHTKVVVTGNNRTKSVLVGLQGVVKKAVGLGGWHWLVLTNGIEVKLQRNALSVIEAPTGNEEDDDLEFENVPWNGSDMASDDTQKSHRSRHRMHKSSGSSHRTMSRSLSCDSQSKGSVSTPRGSMVDLSKLEMAALRRYWRHFNLVDAIPNPSKEQLVDLVQRHFMSQQMDELQVIVGFVQAAKRLKTVCK comes from the exons ATGCTCGAGGCAGTTGAGAATTCCGTCAATGGCGGGTTCTCTCACTTGCAGAGCTGTGGAGACAGTAGCGAGGAAGAGCTCTCCGTGCTGCCGCGTCACACCAAGGTGGTGGTAACCGGAAATAACAGGACCAAATCGGTGCTTGTGGGTCTTCAAGGTGTGGTCAAGAAGGCCGTTGGGCTAGGCGGCTGGCATTGGCTG GTTCTCACAAATGGCATAGAAGTAAAGCTACAGAGAAATGCCCTCAGTGTGATTGAAGCTCCTACTGGTAATGAGGAAGATGATGACCTTGAATTCGAAAATGTGCCATGGAATGGTTCGGATATGG CGTCTGATGACACTCAAAAGTCCCACAGATCAAGGCACAGAATGCATAAATCATCCGGCTCATCACATAGGACTATGAGCAGATCACTCTCCTGCGACTCACAATCTAAGGGATCTGTTTCTACTCCTCGTGGGTCCATG GTTGACTTGAGCAAACTGGAGATGGCTGCTTTGAGGAGATATTGGCGACACTTTAATCTT GTGGATGCTATCCCCAATCCATCAAAAGAGCAACTGGTAGATCTTGTTCAGAGGCATTTCATGTCACAG CAAATGGACGAGTTGCAAGTCATTGTCGGGTTTGTCCAGGCTGCAAAGAGACTCAAGACTGTATGCAAATGA
- the LOC108995573 gene encoding uncharacterized protein LOC108995573 isoform X1, with protein sequence MLEAVENSVNGGFSHLQSCGDSSEEELSVLPRHTKVVVTGNNRTKSVLVGLQGVVKKAVGLGGWHWLVLTNGIEVKLQRNALSVIEAPTGNEEDDDLEFENVPWNGSDMASDDTQKSHRSRHRMHKSSGSSHRTMSRSLSCDSQSKGSVSTPRGSMKVDLSKLEMAALRRYWRHFNLVDAIPNPSKEQLVDLVQRHFMSQQMDELQVIVGFVQAAKRLKTVCK encoded by the exons ATGCTCGAGGCAGTTGAGAATTCCGTCAATGGCGGGTTCTCTCACTTGCAGAGCTGTGGAGACAGTAGCGAGGAAGAGCTCTCCGTGCTGCCGCGTCACACCAAGGTGGTGGTAACCGGAAATAACAGGACCAAATCGGTGCTTGTGGGTCTTCAAGGTGTGGTCAAGAAGGCCGTTGGGCTAGGCGGCTGGCATTGGCTG GTTCTCACAAATGGCATAGAAGTAAAGCTACAGAGAAATGCCCTCAGTGTGATTGAAGCTCCTACTGGTAATGAGGAAGATGATGACCTTGAATTCGAAAATGTGCCATGGAATGGTTCGGATATGG CGTCTGATGACACTCAAAAGTCCCACAGATCAAGGCACAGAATGCATAAATCATCCGGCTCATCACATAGGACTATGAGCAGATCACTCTCCTGCGACTCACAATCTAAGGGATCTGTTTCTACTCCTCGTGGGTCCATG AAGGTTGACTTGAGCAAACTGGAGATGGCTGCTTTGAGGAGATATTGGCGACACTTTAATCTT GTGGATGCTATCCCCAATCCATCAAAAGAGCAACTGGTAGATCTTGTTCAGAGGCATTTCATGTCACAG CAAATGGACGAGTTGCAAGTCATTGTCGGGTTTGTCCAGGCTGCAAAGAGACTCAAGACTGTATGCAAATGA